One genomic segment of Ignavibacteriota bacterium includes these proteins:
- a CDS encoding glycoside hydrolase family 130 protein, translated as MFRYKNNPVVKNSDIPNIEPHLIDATSVFNPGAIKFGNKYLLMLRVQNRGRRTFFVMAESENGYEYKVENKIVEFEGLENLEGKLYHMYDPRITKIGNEYFIMFAMDIDNYCCLGLAKTNDFQKFNFLGVVSEKNVRNGVLFPEKINGEYYRFERPNTAQIEGGPLTGNSIVLAKSKDMLNWERIAIVAEGNKFYWDEMVGSCTPPIKTRKGWVHTYHGIAMHYAPIYQMGVMLHDLENPAKVISRGNQNILEPREIYELAGQVPNVVFPTGIIVEEYDEEGFALETSEVKIYYGAADTSVCLATTTVGELIKNCFA; from the coding sequence ATGTTTAGATATAAAAATAATCCGGTTGTAAAAAATTCAGACATTCCAAATATAGAACCGCATTTGATTGATGCAACGTCTGTGTTTAATCCCGGTGCAATAAAATTTGGAAATAAGTATTTATTAATGTTAAGAGTTCAGAATCGTGGACGCAGAACATTTTTTGTTATGGCAGAAAGTGAAAATGGTTATGAATATAAAGTTGAAAATAAAATTGTGGAATTTGAAGGATTAGAAAATCTTGAAGGAAAACTTTATCATATGTATGATCCGAGAATTACAAAAATTGGAAATGAATATTTTATAATGTTTGCAATGGATATTGATAATTATTGCTGTCTTGGTTTAGCTAAAACAAATGATTTCCAAAAATTTAATTTTCTTGGAGTAGTTTCGGAAAAAAATGTTCGCAACGGTGTTTTGTTTCCAGAAAAAATAAATGGTGAATATTATAGATTCGAACGCCCGAATACTGCCCAAATTGAAGGCGGACCGTTAACAGGAAATTCAATCGTACTTGCAAAATCGAAAGATATGTTAAACTGGGAACGAATTGCGATTGTTGCAGAAGGTAATAAATTTTATTGGGATGAAATGGTGGGAAGCTGTACACCGCCAATTAAAACAAGAAAAGGTTGGGTTCACACTTACCATGGAATTGCAATGCACTATGCACCAATCTATCAAATGGGAGTTATGTTACATGATTTAGAAAATCCCGCAAAAGTAATTTCAAGAGGAAATCAAAATATTTTAGAACCGCGCGAGATTTATGAATTAGCCGGACAAGTTCCGAATGTTGTTTTCCCAACCGGAATTATTGTTGAAGAATATGACGAAGAAGGATTTGCATTAGAAACTTCCGAAGTAAAAATTTATTACGGAGCAGCAGATACTTCAGTTTGTTTAGCAACAACAACAGTTGGAGAACTAATTAAAAATTGTTTTGCATAA
- a CDS encoding ROK family protein translates to MNYENDKRIVMTLDAGGTNLVFTAIQGNKQILDEIKYPSQPKDLEKMLSTLVEGFNEVKSKLTEEPVAISFAFPGPADYPNGIIGDLPNLPAFRGGVALGPFLENKFNIPVFINNDGDLYAYGEAIFGFLPEINKKLKEAGSPKQYKNLFGLTLGTGFGAGIVRDGELFVGDNSGAGEIWLMRNKLSPKLNIEEHGSIRGVKKVYANICGITSEEVPEPKILFQIANGEEEGNKDAAIAAFKTMAEAVGDSISNAITLIDGLIVIGGGLSGASDLFMPHLVNEMNSNFTREDGSEFRRLTQKVYNLESPNGMESFLKGSTKELEIIGTDKKIKYDPETRIGVGISKIGTSLAISLGAYAFAINQLNK, encoded by the coding sequence ATGAATTACGAAAATGATAAAAGAATTGTAATGACTCTTGATGCGGGTGGCACAAATTTAGTGTTTACAGCAATTCAAGGGAATAAACAAATTTTAGATGAAATAAAATATCCGTCTCAACCAAAAGATTTGGAAAAAATGTTATCAACTTTGGTAGAAGGATTCAATGAGGTAAAATCGAAATTAACTGAAGAACCGGTTGCAATTAGTTTTGCATTTCCGGGACCAGCGGATTATCCCAATGGTATAATTGGAGATTTACCAAATCTTCCCGCATTCAGAGGCGGTGTTGCACTTGGACCATTTTTGGAAAATAAATTCAACATTCCGGTTTTCATCAATAATGACGGGGATCTTTATGCTTATGGAGAAGCTATTTTTGGATTCCTTCCGGAAATAAATAAAAAATTAAAAGAAGCGGGAAGTCCAAAACAATATAAAAATTTATTTGGGCTTACTCTCGGTACCGGTTTTGGTGCTGGAATAGTTAGAGATGGAGAATTATTTGTTGGTGATAATTCCGGTGCCGGTGAAATATGGTTAATGAGAAATAAACTTTCTCCAAAACTAAATATTGAAGAACACGGAAGTATTAGAGGTGTGAAAAAAGTTTATGCAAATATTTGTGGCATTACTTCAGAAGAAGTACCCGAACCAAAAATTTTATTTCAAATTGCAAATGGTGAAGAAGAAGGAAATAAAGACGCCGCAATCGCTGCATTTAAAACTATGGCTGAAGCAGTAGGCGATTCAATATCAAATGCCATAACTCTTATTGATGGACTAATTGTAATCGGCGGCGGATTATCCGGCGCTTCGGATTTATTTATGCCGCATTTAGTTAATGAAATGAATTCAAACTTTACCAGAGAAGACGGAAGTGAATTTCGAAGATTGACACAAAAAGTTTATAATTTAGAATCTCCAAACGGAATGGAAAGTTTTCTAAAAGGTTCCACAAAAGAATTAGAAATAATTGGTACCGATAAAAAAATTAAGTATGACCCGGAGACAAGAATTGGCGTTGGAATTTCTAAAATCGGAACAAGCTTGGCAATTTCATTAGGTGCTTATGCGTTCGCGATAAATCAATTAAATAAATAG
- a CDS encoding MFS transporter, producing the protein MKLKTIPIFLTFLVMGVADAMGPMASAVEKNYELSAVVATLLTFFVFIAFAVFSVPGGVLAARIGKKNLLLLGLGLNIVAMAIPTFINPGFTLLVICIFLLGIGTTFLQVAGNPIMYDVSEEGQYSKNLALAQGIKGLGSSGSAYLVGLVLILPIFATMGWRGVFPVFLLFMVIAFVSVATLKVKETKADIPPSISSSLKLLNEPVFALAVLGIFLYVGAEVCMARFLKPTLESFGFTADKAALWGPTIFFGTITFGRLVAGSININARTFFRISAFLGLLGVVFIMTGQQYLTIAGIVLGGLGFANIWPMLFSITIEEKPERSSELSGLMVMAISGGAIVPLIMGEIVDRDLLTLAYIVPALCFAYLLLLSLKGKKKLA; encoded by the coding sequence ATGAAACTCAAAACAATCCCTATTTTTTTAACATTTCTTGTTATGGGCGTCGCAGATGCAATGGGACCAATGGCAAGCGCTGTTGAAAAAAATTATGAATTAAGTGCTGTTGTTGCAACTTTGCTTACATTTTTTGTATTTATTGCGTTTGCAGTTTTTAGCGTTCCAGGCGGAGTTTTGGCTGCTCGCATCGGTAAAAAGAATTTGTTATTACTTGGTTTGGGATTAAACATTGTGGCAATGGCAATTCCTACTTTTATCAATCCCGGTTTTACATTGTTAGTGATCTGTATTTTTTTACTTGGTATTGGAACAACATTTTTGCAAGTTGCCGGAAATCCAATTATGTATGATGTGAGTGAAGAAGGGCAGTATAGCAAAAACCTTGCTTTGGCTCAAGGTATTAAGGGGCTTGGTTCATCCGGCTCTGCGTATTTAGTTGGGTTAGTTTTAATACTTCCAATCTTTGCAACAATGGGATGGAGAGGTGTATTCCCAGTATTTTTATTATTTATGGTAATTGCATTTGTTTCCGTTGCAACTTTAAAAGTGAAAGAAACAAAAGCAGATATTCCACCAAGCATTTCATCATCTTTAAAACTTTTAAATGAACCAGTTTTTGCATTGGCTGTTTTAGGAATATTTTTATACGTAGGTGCAGAAGTCTGCATGGCCCGTTTCTTAAAACCTACTTTAGAAAGTTTTGGATTTACTGCCGATAAAGCTGCTTTATGGGGACCAACAATATTTTTCGGGACAATAACTTTTGGAAGATTAGTAGCCGGTAGCATTAATATAAACGCGAGAACATTTTTTAGAATTTCAGCTTTTCTTGGATTACTAGGTGTAGTATTTATCATGACTGGTCAACAGTATTTAACTATTGCTGGTATTGTGTTAGGAGGTTTAGGATTTGCAAATATTTGGCCGATGCTTTTTTCAATTACTATTGAAGAAAAACCAGAGCGATCAAGTGAGCTTTCCGGTTTAATGGTAATGGCAATTAGCGGCGGTGCAATTGTTCCGTTAATAATGGGTGAAATAGTTGATAGAGATTTATTAACATTGGCATATATTGTTCCGGCGTTATGTTTTGCGTACTTATTATTGCTATCATTAAAAGGGAAGAAAAAATTAGCTTAG
- a CDS encoding sulfatase — MNRRKFIKHISVTTAGIVVSPMILNACSSNKRMNILFIMSDDHAYQAISRYGSILNLTPNIDKLANEGMLFEQSFVTNSICGPSRACMLTGKYNHINGMIDNRTTFDGDQQTFVKLLKQNGYRTAIVGKWHLKSDPTGFDYWNILPGQGEYYNPDFIEMGEKKRIDGYVTDITTDIALQWLDKQDNEKPFCLLLHHKAPHRNWLPSSNHIDMYDDKEMPIPKTFFDDYKTRSESAKQQTMKIDKDMFLDYDLKVPVLESEREKFIDEKLNDEWWKSSFDRLTDEQKSLWNKAYEDENNKFKNSNLKGEDLSKWKYQRFIKDYLRCIASVDDNVGRVFEYLKDNNLEENTIVVYTSDQGFYLGEHGWFDKRFMYEQSLRTPLIIKVPNGEKGIMNNENMVVNIDYAPTFLDYANVPIPNDMQGNSLRKILEGENPKNWRTSIYYHYFEYPAEHGVKRHYGIRNSRFKLIHFYYDIDAWEFYDLEKDPDEINNVYENSDYQAIIKELKIELQNLREKYKDTDETKFLPKKNQQINHKGIGAKITFEYKYDNKYLGGNHDALLDGLLGPSKMISNVDLSIYQGFQKNDLIATIDFMKEIALTKITIGFLQYLESWIFLPEWVEMFYLNESNNFISLDKIFRKSNIKSTLIFKENFISQFSKIKTNKLKVHAKNIGLCPAWHQGSGNPAWLFSDEIIIE, encoded by the coding sequence ATGAACAGAAGAAAATTTATAAAACATATTTCAGTAACAACTGCAGGAATAGTTGTTTCACCAATGATTTTAAATGCATGTTCATCAAACAAAAGGATGAATATTCTATTTATAATGTCGGATGACCATGCTTATCAAGCAATTAGCAGATATGGAAGTATTCTAAATCTTACTCCCAACATTGATAAGTTAGCAAATGAAGGAATGTTGTTTGAACAAAGCTTTGTTACGAATTCTATTTGTGGTCCAAGCAGAGCATGTATGCTAACGGGAAAATATAATCATATAAATGGGATGATTGATAATCGTACAACATTTGATGGTGATCAACAAACTTTTGTAAAACTTCTTAAACAAAATGGTTACAGAACTGCAATTGTTGGAAAATGGCATTTAAAAAGTGATCCAACCGGTTTTGATTATTGGAATATTTTGCCTGGTCAAGGTGAATATTATAATCCGGATTTTATTGAAATGGGCGAGAAAAAAAGAATTGATGGTTACGTAACTGATATAACTACAGATATCGCACTTCAGTGGTTAGATAAACAAGATAATGAAAAACCTTTCTGTTTGTTGCTTCATCACAAAGCCCCGCATAGAAATTGGCTTCCCAGCTCAAATCATATTGATATGTATGACGATAAAGAAATGCCGATTCCTAAAACATTTTTTGATGATTACAAAACTAGAAGTGAATCGGCAAAACAACAAACAATGAAAATAGATAAAGATATGTTTCTTGATTACGATTTGAAAGTTCCGGTTTTAGAAAGTGAAAGAGAAAAATTTATTGATGAAAAATTAAATGATGAATGGTGGAAAAGTTCTTTTGATAGATTAACCGATGAACAAAAAAGTTTGTGGAATAAAGCATACGAAGATGAAAATAATAAGTTTAAAAACAGCAATTTAAAAGGTGAAGATTTATCCAAATGGAAATATCAAAGATTTATTAAAGATTATTTGAGATGTATAGCATCGGTTGATGATAATGTTGGAAGAGTATTTGAATATCTTAAAGATAATAATTTGGAAGAAAATACTATTGTTGTTTATACCTCTGATCAAGGCTTTTATTTGGGTGAGCATGGATGGTTTGATAAGAGATTTATGTATGAACAATCTCTTCGCACACCGTTGATAATTAAAGTTCCAAACGGTGAAAAGGGAATTATGAATAATGAAAATATGGTTGTAAATATTGATTATGCACCAACATTTTTAGATTATGCAAATGTTCCAATCCCAAATGATATGCAAGGAAATTCATTAAGAAAAATATTAGAAGGAGAAAATCCAAAAAATTGGAGAACCTCAATTTATTATCACTATTTTGAATATCCCGCTGAGCATGGAGTTAAAAGGCATTATGGTATTAGAAATTCTCGATTTAAGCTAATTCATTTTTATTATGATATTGATGCTTGGGAATTTTATGATTTGGAAAAAGATCCGGATGAAATAAATAATGTTTATGAAAATTCAGATTATCAAGCAATTATTAAAGAACTCAAAATTGAATTGCAGAATTTAAGAGAAAAATATAAAGATACCGATGAAACAAAATTCCTTCCAAAAAAAAATCAGCAGATAAATCATAAAGGAATTGGAGCAAAAATTACTTTTGAATATAAATATGATAATAAATATTTAGGTGGAAATCATGATGCACTGTTGGATGGATTGTTGGGTCCATCTAAAATGATTTCAAATGTTGATCTTTCTATTTACCAAGGATTTCAGAAAAATGATTTAATTGCAACAATTGATTTTATGAAAGAAATAGCATTAACAAAAATAACAATTGGCTTTTTGCAATACTTGGAATCGTGGATATTTTTGCCGGAATGGGTTGAAATGTTTTATTTAAATGAATCGAATAATTTTATTTCGTTAGATAAGATTTTTAGAAAATCAAATATCAAATCAACTCTTATATTTAAGGAAAATTTTATCTCACAATTTTCAAAAATAAAAACTAATAAATTAAAAGTTCATGCAAAAAATATTGGTCTTTGCCCTGCTTGGCATCAAGGTTCCGGGAATCCGGCATGGCTTTTTTCAGATGAAATTATAATTGAGTAA
- a CDS encoding alpha-L-fucosidase — MQNKLMNNIFLQGFIFLFTINNVLDAQNDIEKNILLKSISVKPHPRQYEWQKNEFTAFIHFGVNTFTGREWGTGFEDPKIFNPTKLNTDQWCEAMNSAGMKMAILTVKHHDGFCLWQTRYTDHSVKSSTWENGNGDVLKNLSKSCEKYNIKLGVYLSPADLYQIENENGLYGNGSEYTERIIPRKVDGREFKDKRTFKFVVDDYNEYFMNQLFELLTEYGPVYEVWFDGAHPKTKGGQQYTYNYWYELIRELAPQAVIFGKGPDVRWCGNEAGETRESEWSIIPINGDPKNWTWPDMTDNDLGSINKLEECINADGFLHWYPAETNTSIRNGWFWRDETQAVKTSEEILDVWYRSVGGNTVFLLNIPPSNEGLFSTRDVKVLENVGEKIKKTFATNLVKDAEVKASSEKNNFQAKNIIDDDLSTCWMPVDKDTLPNLEISFRSKKNFNRIVLQEQIQDFSQRISEFEIEALINNSWQKIAEGKTVGYKKICRTATVQSDKIKIKILDSRLNPTINNFGLFYEEISITNPIISRDKNGLVSIKCNPIGPIIKYTTDGSIPNINSQTFINPISLKNKGIIKAITFDSDLNNKSEVVTKEYDICKSKWSIQNVSSEQTDNNEQAIKAIDDDENTNWISRWRPDSPNHPHFIEINLGEEIILEGFTYLPRREIINGTIKEFTFYTSLDGKNWEKIIKREFSNIKNNPVEQKILFQQNVDARFIKLESINEINENPWASAAEIGVITK, encoded by the coding sequence ATGCAAAACAAACTTATGAATAATATTTTTCTGCAAGGATTTATATTTCTTTTTACAATAAATAATGTGCTTGATGCTCAAAATGATATTGAAAAAAATATTTTATTAAAATCAATTTCTGTCAAACCTCATCCAAGGCAATATGAATGGCAAAAAAATGAATTTACTGCTTTTATACATTTTGGAGTAAATACATTTACCGGAAGAGAATGGGGAACCGGTTTTGAAGATCCGAAAATATTTAATCCCACAAAATTAAACACAGATCAATGGTGCGAAGCAATGAATTCCGCCGGAATGAAAATGGCAATTCTTACAGTTAAGCATCATGACGGATTTTGTTTATGGCAAACACGATACACGGATCATTCAGTAAAATCAAGTACTTGGGAAAATGGGAACGGTGATGTTTTAAAAAATTTATCTAAATCATGCGAAAAATATAATATTAAATTAGGAGTTTATTTATCTCCCGCAGATTTATATCAAATTGAAAATGAAAATGGTTTATATGGAAACGGAAGTGAATATACGGAAAGGATAATTCCAAGAAAAGTAGATGGAAGAGAATTTAAAGATAAACGTACCTTTAAATTTGTTGTTGATGATTATAATGAATATTTCATGAATCAACTTTTTGAATTATTGACTGAATATGGTCCGGTTTATGAAGTTTGGTTTGACGGTGCTCATCCTAAAACTAAAGGCGGACAACAATACACATACAATTATTGGTATGAATTAATTCGTGAATTAGCTCCGCAAGCAGTTATTTTTGGAAAAGGTCCAGATGTTCGTTGGTGCGGAAACGAAGCCGGAGAAACTAGAGAATCTGAATGGTCGATCATTCCGATTAATGGTGATCCAAAGAATTGGACTTGGCCGGACATGACTGATAATGATTTGGGTTCGATAAATAAATTAGAAGAATGTATAAATGCAGATGGATTTTTACACTGGTATCCTGCAGAAACAAATACTTCAATAAGAAATGGTTGGTTCTGGAGAGATGAGACTCAAGCAGTAAAAACTTCTGAGGAAATATTAGATGTTTGGTACAGATCAGTTGGAGGCAACACAGTTTTTCTACTAAATATTCCACCAAGTAACGAAGGATTATTTTCAACACGAGATGTTAAAGTTCTTGAAAATGTTGGTGAGAAAATAAAAAAAACTTTTGCAACAAATTTAGTAAAAGATGCGGAAGTAAAAGCTTCATCTGAAAAAAACAATTTTCAAGCAAAAAATATTATTGATGATGATTTATCAACTTGCTGGATGCCAGTAGATAAAGATACTTTGCCAAATTTAGAAATATCATTCCGGTCAAAAAAAAATTTTAATCGAATAGTTTTACAAGAACAAATTCAAGATTTCTCTCAAAGAATTTCTGAATTTGAAATTGAAGCTTTAATAAATAATTCTTGGCAAAAAATTGCTGAAGGCAAAACTGTTGGATATAAAAAAATTTGCAGAACTGCAACTGTTCAATCTGATAAAATTAAAATAAAAATTTTAGATTCAAGATTAAATCCAACTATAAATAATTTTGGACTTTTTTATGAAGAAATCTCAATTACAAATCCAATAATTAGTCGTGATAAAAATGGATTAGTATCAATAAAATGTAATCCAATTGGGCCTATAATTAAATATACAACAGATGGATCAATTCCGAATATTAATTCACAAACTTTTATAAATCCAATTTCATTAAAGAACAAAGGCATAATAAAAGCAATTACATTTGATTCGGATTTAAATAACAAAAGTGAAGTAGTTACTAAAGAATACGATATATGTAAATCAAAATGGTCAATTCAAAATGTATCAAGTGAACAAACAGATAACAATGAACAAGCAATAAAAGCAATTGATGATGATGAAAATACAAATTGGATAAGTCGTTGGCGACCGGATTCTCCAAACCATCCCCATTTTATTGAGATCAATCTTGGTGAAGAAATAATTTTAGAAGGATTTACATATTTGCCAAGAAGGGAAATTATAAATGGAACAATTAAAGAATTTACTTTTTACACAAGCCTTGATGGAAAAAATTGGGAGAAAATAATTAAGAGAGAATTTAGTAATATTAAAAATAATCCGGTTGAACAAAAAATTTTATTTCAGCAAAATGTAGATGCAAGATTTATCAAACTTGAATCAATAAATGAAATTAACGAAAATCCTTGGGCTTCAGCTGCAGAAATTGGTGTTATTACTAAATAA
- a CDS encoding alpha-L-fucosidase has product MKITLAIFLFLISQFNFSQSTGGGELFPNLQTNQKLLQEWQNMKFGMFVHWGPITLRGTEIGWSRGNIVPIEEYDNLYKEFNPVLFNAKDWVTAIKNSGMKYLVIVTKHHDGFSLLPSDFSDYDITSTPYKKDILKELSEECKKQGILFGTYYSIADWHHPHYTTRYGGDPRPVEDSDIDKYILFLQNQVKELIINYNTNILWFDGQWEDAWKHENGMELYKFARDLKNVILINNRVDKGRGESGMTESEKFAGDFGTPEQKIGSFFPNQPWESCITIGTQWSWLPNDNLKSTKECIQTLAQTVGGGGNLLLNIAPMPDGRIEQRQINILNEIGNWLKTNGESIYDTKGGPIKPTNWMASTNKENKIYIHLFKWPDGKLILPEFKNYRISSISILNNNQKLAYKILNQTTEIELPKEPIDENNTVIEIQFDKDISSINPLEIPLNILSGLDGATLKITNPSNPKYSGKGLETLTDKIRGSKSYTDKIWLGFEKSNFEVTIDFGVEKSINKIGAGFLRDQNVWIFLPKSVKIFTSQDNFNFELKDEQNFNSSEKNSNVEIINVKFDLSQKVRYLKIVAENIEVCPDWHKGAGSNSWLFIDEIIVD; this is encoded by the coding sequence TTGAAAATAACTTTAGCCATTTTTCTTTTTCTAATATCACAGTTTAATTTTTCTCAATCGACTGGAGGCGGTGAACTTTTCCCAAATTTACAAACAAATCAAAAATTATTACAAGAATGGCAAAATATGAAATTTGGCATGTTTGTTCATTGGGGACCAATAACTTTACGTGGGACAGAAATTGGTTGGTCAAGAGGAAATATTGTTCCGATTGAAGAATATGATAATTTATATAAAGAGTTTAATCCGGTTTTATTTAATGCAAAAGATTGGGTAACTGCAATTAAAAATTCTGGTATGAAATATTTAGTTATTGTAACAAAGCATCATGATGGATTCAGCTTATTGCCTTCAGATTTTTCTGATTATGATATTACTTCAACACCATATAAAAAAGATATTCTCAAAGAATTATCTGAGGAATGTAAAAAACAAGGAATTTTATTCGGCACATATTATTCAATTGCAGATTGGCATCATCCACATTATACAACTAGATATGGTGGTGATCCAAGACCAGTTGAAGACAGTGATATAGATAAATATATTTTATTCTTGCAAAACCAAGTGAAAGAATTAATAATAAATTATAATACAAATATTTTATGGTTTGACGGACAATGGGAAGATGCTTGGAAACATGAGAATGGAATGGAACTATATAAATTTGCTCGAGATTTAAAAAATGTTATTTTAATTAATAATCGTGTTGATAAAGGTCGTGGTGAATCTGGAATGACCGAATCAGAAAAATTTGCCGGCGATTTTGGAACACCTGAACAGAAAATAGGTTCATTCTTCCCAAATCAACCTTGGGAATCATGCATAACTATTGGTACACAATGGTCGTGGTTACCAAATGATAATTTAAAAAGCACAAAGGAATGTATTCAAACTTTAGCTCAAACAGTTGGAGGGGGAGGAAATTTATTGTTAAATATTGCTCCAATGCCGGATGGAAGAATTGAACAAAGACAAATTAATATATTAAATGAAATTGGAAATTGGCTTAAAACTAATGGTGAAAGTATTTATGATACAAAAGGCGGTCCAATAAAACCTACAAATTGGATGGCGTCAACCAATAAAGAAAATAAAATTTATATTCATCTTTTTAAATGGCCGGATGGAAAATTAATTTTACCTGAATTTAAAAATTATAGAATTAGTTCAATTTCCATTTTGAATAATAATCAAAAACTTGCATACAAAATATTAAACCAAACCACAGAAATTGAATTACCAAAAGAACCTATTGATGAAAATAATACGGTTATTGAAATTCAGTTTGATAAAGATATTTCTTCAATAAATCCGTTAGAGATTCCGCTAAATATTTTATCTGGTCTTGATGGAGCAACATTAAAAATTACTAATCCAAGCAATCCAAAATACTCTGGAAAAGGATTAGAAACATTAACAGATAAAATTAGAGGATCAAAAAGTTATACAGATAAAATATGGTTGGGTTTTGAAAAATCGAATTTTGAAGTAACAATTGATTTTGGAGTAGAAAAATCAATTAATAAAATCGGCGCGGGATTTTTGCGAGATCAAAATGTTTGGATATTTTTACCCAAATCTGTTAAAATTTTCACATCACAAGATAATTTTAATTTTGAACTCAAAGATGAGCAAAACTTTAATTCTTCAGAGAAAAATTCTAATGTAGAAATTATAAATGTAAAATTTGATCTTTCGCAGAAAGTAAGATATTTAAAAATAGTAGCTGAAAACATTGAGGTTTGTCCGGATTGGCACAAAGGCGCGGGCTCTAATTCTTGGTTATTTATCGACGAAATAATTGTGGATTAA
- a CDS encoding peptide-N-glycosidase yields MFFNSSFITKIIFILFFFYSIGFAQSTKAQAVVKYSYRNNGKISQENSLQMFYNNGIASYKMNGKISDDNEYQFLDFNNRQTIQLLEIDQNQKYVYKKSFNEYEQGTITKKTETILGYLCKKAIFKIKSNTIEVWFTDELEIKGTPNISVAPGIGLVLKTIRNNDYEVVATNIDFRELTEEEKNNNFTNAIEVDSKKYLRKLIDNRFQTIKIFEREKINFGDEIINPSPDILNVTYRYSKGTVLLKKIKLPKIPNGTTVFADVTQWSNGDAYDRVGSLFIIPTETEISFLDAFKNGIDKLPIYIDNKGDKFQGVVTTEKFEPPLELMRFFTPFGVRQFNNYTQIEVYNWADSVVYKKEVTELLPKNAKEIWVGIFIGNYDKGGHIASVNFNIYPSFDAENSESKKWIKPIFNTVNIMEMSDQNYGTMFHNDSLEVTVKIPEGLENLKLIFTSTGHGGWGNGDEFNKKINRIFLDDELIYNFIPWRDDCATYRLLNPSSGNFRNGLSSSDLSRSNWCPGTVTIPEEIILDNLNPGEHTFKIAIPIGEKEGGSFSSWNVSGTLIGQYKN; encoded by the coding sequence TGTTCTTCAATTCTTCGTTTATTACAAAAATAATTTTCATACTATTCTTTTTTTATTCGATTGGTTTTGCTCAATCAACAAAAGCCCAAGCCGTTGTTAAATATTCCTATAGAAATAATGGAAAAATATCTCAAGAAAATTCTTTGCAAATGTTTTATAATAATGGAATTGCTAGTTATAAAATGAATGGGAAAATTTCTGATGACAATGAATATCAATTTTTAGATTTCAATAATCGACAAACAATTCAGCTTTTGGAAATAGATCAAAACCAAAAATATGTTTATAAAAAATCTTTCAATGAATATGAACAAGGAACAATAACCAAAAAAACCGAAACAATACTTGGATATTTATGTAAAAAAGCAATCTTCAAAATTAAATCTAATACAATTGAGGTTTGGTTTACAGATGAATTAGAAATAAAGGGAACACCAAATATATCCGTTGCACCAGGAATTGGATTGGTTTTAAAAACAATTCGGAATAATGATTACGAAGTTGTTGCAACTAATATTGATTTTAGAGAATTAACCGAAGAAGAAAAAAATAATAATTTCACAAACGCAATTGAAGTAGATAGCAAAAAATATTTAAGAAAATTAATTGATAATAGATTTCAAACAATTAAAATATTTGAGCGTGAAAAAATAAATTTCGGTGATGAGATTATAAATCCATCGCCAGATATACTAAATGTAACTTACAGATATTCCAAGGGAACAGTTTTACTAAAAAAAATTAAACTTCCAAAAATTCCAAATGGCACAACAGTTTTTGCTGATGTAACGCAATGGTCAAATGGCGATGCATATGATAGAGTTGGAAGTTTATTTATTATTCCAACCGAAACTGAAATATCTTTTTTGGATGCTTTCAAAAATGGAATTGATAAACTTCCTATTTACATTGATAATAAAGGAGATAAATTTCAAGGTGTTGTTACAACAGAAAAATTTGAACCTCCATTAGAATTGATGAGATTTTTTACACCATTTGGAGTAAGACAATTTAATAATTATACTCAAATTGAAGTATACAATTGGGCAGATTCTGTAGTTTATAAAAAAGAAGTTACTGAACTTTTACCAAAAAACGCTAAGGAAATTTGGGTCGGAATATTTATAGGTAATTATGATAAAGGCGGACATATTGCCAGCGTAAATTTTAATATTTATCCTTCGTTTGATGCTGAAAATTCCGAATCTAAAAAATGGATAAAACCAATTTTTAATACGGTAAATATTATGGAAATGTCTGATCAAAATTATGGAACAATGTTCCATAACGACTCTCTTGAAGTTACTGTTAAAATTCCAGAAGGATTAGAAAATCTTAAACTTATTTTTACAAGTACCGGACATGGCGGTTGGGGTAATGGCGACGAGTTTAATAAGAAAATAAATAGAATATTTTTAGATGATGAATTAATATATAATTTTATTCCTTGGCGAGATGATTGTGCAACTTATCGATTGTTAAATCCATCTTCCGGAAATTTTAGAAATGGATTATCTTCGTCAGATTTAAGCCGATCAAATTGGTGTCCCGGAACAGTTACAATACCGGAAGAAATAATTTTAGATAATTTAAATCCTGGTGAACATACTTTTAAAATTGCAATTCCAATTGGAGAAAAAGAAGGCGGTAGTTTCAGTTCATGGAATGTTTCCGGAACATTGATTGGTCAATATAAAAATTGA